In Aminiphilus circumscriptus DSM 16581, the sequence GGCGTCCCGCACCGCCCAGGCCACGGCCTCCGCGAGGAAAGCGTCCTTAGCGGCCTGGTTGTACATGGCACCGTGAGGTTTGACGTGCTGCAGGGGAACGCCGGCGGCGCGACAGGCTGCGGCGAGACCGCCGATCTGCACCAGACAGTCCGCGTAGACTTCGTCGGGTGTGCAGGCCAGATTCCGTCGTCCGAAGCCCACGAGGTCCGGATAGCCCGGATGGGCTCCCACGGCCACGCCCGCCTCCCGGGCGGCCTTGACGGTGCGGACCATGCAGGAGGGGTCTCCCGCGTGAAAACCGCACGCCACGTTGGCGGAGGTCACGCAGGCCAGGACTTCCCTGTCCATTCCCATCCTCCAGGGACCGAAACTTTCGCCGAGATCGCTGTTCAGGTCAATGCGAGGCATGTGCACAATCACGTCCTTTCCTTTCGGAGGTTCACAGTTCCTGCCAGGAAACGTCGTAACTCTTGCCCTCCACAGTCATCCGCCATGCGCCGGAAGTCGGCGAAACCTGCAAGGGCGCAGCTTTCGGACGGCTCCGGTACGTCGAACGGAGGAGAAGAAGCTCCGCCAGGCGATTCGCCCTCTCCTGCAGCGCCCGGGCCCCTTCCTCCGGGGTAGCCCGGACGAAACGCACGCCCTGGCCTGGCATGCGCTGGGCCAGAACGGCCAGATCCGCCGTGGCCACCACGGCGATCTTCGTGTACCCTCCCGTGGTCTGGCGATCCGCCAGCATCACGATGGGCTTGCCGTGCCCCGGCACCTGAACGGCTCCGAGGGGAATGGCGTCGGAGACGATGTCCGCGCCCTCCCGGTGGGGGATGCTCGGTCCCTCCAGTCGGTAGCCCATGCGATCCGACTGTTCGGAGATCGTGTAAGCGGACTCGAAGAAGAGCCGGAGCCCTTCCTCGGAGAAGGCGTCGTCCTGTGGTCCCGGAACCGCCCGGAGGGGCGCTTCAAGGTCCCGGTGAGGGCGGAGGCGCTCGGGGCAGGAGAAGTCGAACGTCCGTTCCGCAAGCGGAGGCGCCTCGCCGCAGCACAGCAGGTCTCCAGCTTTCAGGTTGCGCCCCTCGAAGCCGCCGATGCGGGCGCGGAGATAGGTGGAGCGGCTGCCCATGACCACGGGAACGTCGATGCCCCCGGAACAGGCGAGATAAGTCCGGCACCCGCCTCCTGCAGTGGAGGTGTCCGACCCCCTGGTTCCGTCGAAGGAGAGCACGTCCCCCTCCCGCACGAAAAGGTTCGTCATCAGGGGCGCCTTTCGTCCGTTCAGAGAGAAGCCCAGATCCGCTCCGGCGACGGCCACGGCGCCCTGCCCTTCCACG encodes:
- a CDS encoding LamB/YcsF family protein, with the translated sequence MPRIDLNSDLGESFGPWRMGMDREVLACVTSANVACGFHAGDPSCMVRTVKAAREAGVAVGAHPGYPDLVGFGRRNLACTPDEVYADCLVQIGGLAAACRAAGVPLQHVKPHGAMYNQAAKDAFLAEAVAWAVRDAAEGLILLGLANSLFEEAARKAGIPFAAEAFADRSYQADGSLTPRNRPGAVISDPDEAAARVLRMATEGTLETVDGTILHLRPHSICLHGDNPEAVALAAKIRKALEDAHVTVTPLKEVLFS
- a CDS encoding biotin-dependent carboxyltransferase family protein, giving the protein MALRLRVRSGGLLTTVQDLGRWGYQAMGMPVAGAMDPEFFQIANILAGNAPNDAALEVTVLGPTLLVEGQGAVAVAGADLGFSLNGRKAPLMTNLFVREGDVLSFDGTRGSDTSTAGGGCRTYLACSGGIDVPVVMGSRSTYLRARIGGFEGRNLKAGDLLCCGEAPPLAERTFDFSCPERLRPHRDLEAPLRAVPGPQDDAFSEEGLRLFFESAYTISEQSDRMGYRLEGPSIPHREGADIVSDAIPLGAVQVPGHGKPIVMLADRQTTGGYTKIAVVATADLAVLAQRMPGQGVRFVRATPEEGARALQERANRLAELLLLRSTYRSRPKAAPLQVSPTSGAWRMTVEGKSYDVSWQEL